A region from the Gammaproteobacteria bacterium genome encodes:
- a CDS encoding AAA family ATPase has translation MPVIGKKIDTTSANFGNMLENNCLIVDKTRMIKEFIEGKEVSLIVRPRRFGKTSNMFMLYYFFSAEVFGLPTKGLFDAFVIAQEENGAFLKQHQGQYPVIFITFKDTKEPSFESTVSQVRDLVQKLYREHKQFLLSNNIDDDDKTTFQQYLEGGVDDEKLQASIVFLSEFLFKAHGGKKVIILIDEYDTPLTNAYQYHFLEPLSNFMRDMYSAALKDNPYLEKGLMTGILRISKSNMLSGLNNLEVYTLLDKQYSQYFGFTEDEIKELVHHTQNDANLNDIRSYYNGYNIGGTVIYNPWSTMKFLDRKELVPYWVLTSNDSLLKNVFLKSNDEIKTQLMALMQGESIIGDIDINLRYEDLMEKPSALWTLLLFCGYLTVESKTSEGILWSCQLKIPNREVLAQYTGIFKEWFKETLGHRYTSLLTSLTTGDVELFTKSLGNYLMHSLSVRDVHGTLSENFYHGFVAGLIGSIRDTHWVSSNGESGRGFYDVMLIPKNVTQSLAIIIEFKQTKKMDALQRNAEKALTQINTTHYDAVLTGERYSHIQRVVMIGLAFCEKAVIAAHQVKNLKTDQPSTVALTKTYHHPAYEKESDDD, from the coding sequence ATGCCTGTCATTGGTAAAAAAATTGACACAACCTCGGCTAATTTTGGCAATATGCTGGAGAATAATTGTTTAATTGTCGACAAGACAAGGATGATCAAGGAATTTATAGAGGGCAAAGAAGTCTCGCTGATTGTGCGGCCACGTCGATTTGGTAAAACTTCTAATATGTTTATGCTTTACTACTTTTTTAGTGCTGAAGTTTTTGGGCTCCCGACAAAAGGATTGTTCGATGCATTTGTCATTGCGCAAGAAGAAAATGGCGCATTCCTCAAACAGCATCAAGGACAATACCCCGTTATTTTTATCACCTTTAAAGACACGAAAGAGCCCTCGTTTGAAAGTACAGTCAGTCAAGTGCGAGACTTAGTGCAAAAACTATACCGAGAGCACAAGCAGTTTTTATTGTCCAACAACATAGATGATGATGATAAAACAACCTTTCAGCAGTATTTAGAAGGGGGGGTCGATGATGAAAAATTGCAGGCATCCATCGTCTTTTTAAGTGAGTTCCTATTTAAAGCACACGGTGGGAAGAAAGTCATTATTCTGATTGATGAATATGATACTCCTTTAACCAATGCGTATCAGTATCATTTCTTAGAACCCCTGAGCAATTTTATGCGCGATATGTACAGCGCGGCACTCAAGGACAATCCGTATCTAGAAAAAGGTCTTATGACCGGGATTTTACGAATTTCGAAGAGCAACATGCTTTCTGGGCTGAATAATTTAGAGGTCTATACTTTACTGGATAAACAATACAGTCAGTATTTTGGATTTACTGAAGACGAAATTAAAGAGTTGGTTCATCATACCCAAAACGATGCAAATTTGAATGATATTCGATCGTATTACAATGGATACAACATTGGTGGAACGGTGATTTATAATCCTTGGTCTACCATGAAGTTTTTGGATAGGAAAGAGTTGGTACCTTATTGGGTGTTAACCTCAAATGATAGCTTGCTGAAAAACGTTTTTTTAAAGAGTAATGATGAGATCAAAACGCAGTTAATGGCACTCATGCAGGGAGAAAGTATTATTGGGGATATTGATATCAATTTACGCTATGAAGATTTAATGGAAAAACCCAGTGCGCTGTGGACCTTATTATTATTTTGTGGCTATCTCACGGTAGAGAGTAAAACGTCAGAGGGTATTCTCTGGTCGTGCCAGTTAAAGATACCTAATCGAGAAGTGCTTGCGCAATATACGGGCATCTTCAAGGAATGGTTTAAAGAAACACTGGGTCATCGTTATACATCGCTGTTGACAAGTTTAACCACCGGTGATGTGGAGCTCTTTACGAAATCGCTCGGGAATTATCTGATGCATTCATTGAGTGTTCGTGATGTCCACGGCACGCTCTCAGAAAACTTCTATCATGGCTTTGTCGCCGGATTAATTGGTAGTATTCGTGATACCCATTGGGTGAGCTCCAATGGAGAAAGTGGTCGAGGATTTTATGATGTGATGCTTATTCCCAAAAATGTGACACAATCGTTAGCGATTATTATTGAATTTAAACAAACGAAAAAAATGGACGCATTGCAACGCAATGCAGAAAAAGCCTTAACGCAAATCAACACCACGCACTATGATGCTGTGTTGACGGGTGAGCGGTATTCGCATATTCAACGTGTCGTCATGATTGGCTTAGCTTTTTGTGAAAAAGCCGTCATCGCCGCTCATCAAGTCAAAAATCTTAAAACTGACCAACCATCGACGGTGGCGTTAACAAAAACCTATCATCATCCTGCATATGAGAAAGAAAGTGACGATGATTAG